Proteins from a genomic interval of Polaribacter sejongensis:
- a CDS encoding tRNA1(Val) (adenine(37)-N6)-methyltransferase has protein sequence MKPFKFKEFTVHQDKTAMKVGTDGVLLGAWCSVDDYPDTILDIGAGTGVISLMIAQRSDAMTIDAVEIDENAYEQTVANFEESDWGDRLYCYNATFNEFAEEIAEEEETYDLIVSNPPFYNDDFETDDAARNKARFTSSLSFEELIVGVSKILSKNGKFCVVIPFKEEENFINLTKGNQLFLNRICRVQGNETSEIKRCLLEFSFNESELQEESLIIEIARHQYTEDYINLTKDFYLKM, from the coding sequence ATGAAACCATTCAAATTTAAAGAGTTTACCGTTCATCAAGATAAAACAGCCATGAAAGTTGGTACTGATGGCGTTTTATTAGGCGCTTGGTGTTCTGTTGATGATTATCCGGATACTATTTTAGATATTGGTGCTGGTACAGGCGTTATTTCTTTAATGATTGCGCAGCGTTCGGACGCTATGACAATTGATGCTGTAGAGATTGATGAAAATGCATATGAACAAACAGTAGCTAATTTTGAAGAATCCGATTGGGGAGATCGTTTATATTGTTATAATGCAACTTTTAATGAATTTGCAGAAGAAATAGCAGAAGAGGAAGAAACCTATGATTTAATTGTTTCGAACCCACCATTTTATAATGACGATTTTGAAACTGATGATGCTGCTAGAAATAAAGCACGTTTTACATCTTCACTTTCTTTTGAAGAGCTGATTGTAGGTGTTTCTAAAATATTATCTAAAAACGGGAAGTTTTGTGTGGTGATTCCTTTTAAGGAGGAAGAAAATTTCATCAATCTTACAAAGGGAAATCAATTATTTTTGAATAGAATTTGTCGAGTTCAAGGAAATGAAACTTCTGAAATTAAAAGGTGTCTATTGGAATTTTCTTTTAATGAGTCTGAATTACAAGAAGAAAGTTTGATTATAGAAATTGCACGTCATCAATATACTGAAGATTATATTAATTTGACCAAGGATTTTTATTTGAAAATGTAG